The sequence CATATTTAGATAAGCTCCAAAATACTGTGGGTCGTTGGCTAAAGTTCGTTTATTTCCTACTTTATTTTTTTCTTGTGTGTCTTCCATCTGTTTATCGTTTGTAATTGATCTTTACTCTTCTTTTTTTACTACTATGTGCTGTTTGTTTTATTCCTGCTACAATTTAAGGCAATTTCATAATACAACATAGTAAACTCTTACAATAATTAGTATAAAAAAGCAGCTCCTGAAACCGCTAAACTAAAATTTTACTTTGATACTAACTTACGGTTTTTCGTATTGAAGCTCTTTTTTACAGCAAAAACGGAAAAGCCAAAAACAAAAAATGCTCCTTTTTACTCGAAATAGTCGTTTTTTAGGTCCTAGACCTAAACTTTTAGGTGGGTAGACGTAAACTTTTAGGTTCGAGACCTAAAATTTTAGGTGGGTGGACGTAAAATTTTAGGTAGGTAGACGTAAACTTTTAGGTCTCGAACCTAAAATTTTACCCCCATAGACCTAAAATTTTGGGTAAAGAACCTAAAAAACAAAGTATTTTAACACTTACACTCGTCTATTGTAGGTTTTTTAGCAGTTTTGGCACGTGATTTGTAAGAGTTTGAATGTATAAACATTAAACACATAAAATTATGTCATTAAACAATTTAGGGGTATACCATATTACTCCGCAACAGAAAGAAGCGATAGACAATGCCTTGAACACCATTGTAGAAAACTTATCGGCAGTAACGCAAAACCTTTCGGCAGAAGACCGTCAGAAATTTGGTAGCGTTAACGAAATCAATAAATTATTAATTAACAAGTGTAGAGAATTTCAGCAAAACCAAACCACTTTAGCCACTCCCGATGTGGATTGGGTTGAGTTTGAAGCCGATTATCAGGATCGTACTTTTGCAGATACGCGTTTGGATCGTTTGGCAACTATTACCCGTATGTTGAGTGATTTTAAAATTGTACACGATTATGACAATTACCAAGATGCACTAACCGATTATGATTATACGAAGTACAAATCGTCGACTAAAGTTCCTGGTTATACCGAAAAAGTAGGAGAGCTAAAACAATTCTTCCCGAACTCGGGCGGTTCTGGTCCTGCTACTCCAAAACAATAAATTCTTTATTCCAGATTATAAATGCGTAATTTGTTTCATCCCAAATAGACTTTCATTAGTTGTTTGGGATTTTTTATGCGCTGTTTTTAATGCATGTTTTTTGATGCATGTTTTTTGATTATAAATGGTTAATGGTTAATTATTAATGGTGTTTTACAAATTTGTTAGCACAATACAAACAAATTTGAATTTAGAATTCTCTAATTCTTATAAATTTATTTTTGTTCGCATTCCATAGCCTACTCACCCAACTATTCCCCTCCTTTGGAGGGGTGTCCGAAGGACGGGGTGGTTACAATATGGAACAGCAAATGGGATTCTTTCAGGATGACAATATTGTGGATTTGGTTTGGGTTTATAATATACCGAACCTACGGCTCTATTTTCTCGTGCTTCGTTGTAATGGCAGGGTTGAAACCCTGCCCTACATATATATCGAGCCTACGGCTCTGAAATTGATGGTTAATTATTAATGGTTGATTGTTAATGATATTGTTTGGGGCTAAATAGGCACGCTGATTTTGCAGATTTTTGCAGATTTTCTAAACGGGTGAGTTCCATAGGAACGACCCATTTTGTAGCAACGTGATTTTAATCCGTTGGTATAATAAAGATTCGTTCCAATTTAACCCAAAATTGTCACCCTGTTAAGGGTCGCATTAGAAACTCCGAAATGTGGAGCAGCAAATGGGATCCTTTCAGGATGACAAGATTGTGGATTTTGGTTTATAATATACCGAGCCTATGGCTCTAAGATTGATGATTAATGTTTAATGAAAACCCTACCTCTTTAAAACTTCAGACTCTAAACCAATTATTTACCCCATGGTTTTGGTATTTTTTTATTCCATACTGCTTTTTGTGAAAGTAGCCAGCTAAAATCGCCTGATAGTTGATTATTGCTCTGTGTAAAGGTTTTAGTTTTTATATCATAGCCCGTATAAATAGTAGCACTAGAGTGACACCCAATGCAGCTTTCTGTACCAAAAACAGTAATATCGCTCGCAGGATTATCTTCCATAAAATTAGATGCCGATTGATTGCCTCCTTGGAAAAAGGTTTCCATTGTAATATTGGTTAAATAGGCTAAGTTTGGTTCTCCTCCTGATTTATTAGTGATAGACCCTGGTAATTTATAGCCTTCTTCGGTATGAGAATCGGGTGATATATTTTGGTGTAAAGGATATTGTGTATCTATTAGTTGATAGTATTGAAACACGCTATTTTGCGATTTAAAATAGGCTTGCATTTTCTGATTGATTTGTTGTACTCGCACAGGAATATCAATCATACGTTTGGCTTGTGTTTTCATAACATCAGAATTGGCAAAATATTTATCGGTTGTATCGCCAGAAATGGTCCAATAATCACCATGTACGCCTGTATTGTGGGTATAGGTAGTACCGTTAGATACATCTACATTTACTGGGCAAATTTCGCAGTTTGGATCGGTTAACGAAGGGTGAATGACTTTCTTTTTTTTGTCTTTTTCCATTACATTTTGATCTAAATTATCAATTTGTTCAAAAGTAGACCAAACCCATTGTTTTCCTGTTGGTGTTTTTTGACTAATGTGGAAACCAATCATTCCTAGTTCTTTTTTGATTAATTTTCCATCTTTGCCTTCTATGTAACCCCAATTGCGATAATAACGTTCTTTATGATCGTCTTTTTCTAGTATTTTCCAAGCAAATTTAATTTCAACAGCTCCTAATGCATTTTTCTCATAATCGCCTGCTGGAAAATCGGCAATAGCTCCGTTTTTAGTAAAATCGATTTGTCCATTAATGTTGTATAGTTTATTGGTAACTACATAGTCATATTCTTCTTTGTTCATTAAAACTTCATAGACTACAACATTTCCGTTTTGATCGTATAGTTTTCCTGCAAAGGCTTGGTCGGTTTCGTCGGCTACATTTTTAGCTCTTTTTCTACCTGTTGGTGTTACTGAAGATAAGAAAATACGAGCCGTAGTATCATTCACAATTTCATTGGTAAATTTAATAAATCCACCATCGTCTCTTTTGCTTTCCCAAGGTGCTGGCACTCCTCCATCTTGTCGGTACACTTGAAAAGCTTCTTTCCAACCCAACCATGCGGCTTTCCCTTTGTCGGTAAAGTTGGGTTTTGGGTTTCCTTTTTTATCGGTGGGCCAAAAAACAGCTACAAAAGCTTGCCAACTGTATTCGTTGAACACCTCATTTAATTGATAAATGTCTCCCTCTTCTTTTAATTTGGCTTGCAATTCTGGATTTACATCTACCGGAATTTCAGCGGATAGTTTGATAGGAGATTTCACTTTTTCATAGTCATTATGGCCTTCCTTTTTATCGCAAGAAAAGAATAATGCTACTAAAACGGGTATAAAGAAAATGTTTTTCGCTATACTCGGTTTTCTTCGGTAGGTTTTTAATTTGTTGTTCATTGTTTATGGTTTTATGTTAGTTTTTGTTTTTGCCTTCTTTGCCAAAATGCGCTTTCTTGATAGCGTTGTTCTTGACTGTAGTATTTTGCTTTTTTTGCTTCATAGTGGGTATAGTCTTGTTGCACGATATATTCATATTTTCTTAAACCTAATGTTTCATTCTTTAAATAATCGAGTATAGCAAAGGTGGCAAATTGACTCATTACTAATGATTTATAGATTCCCATAGACGAAATGGGATCGTAACTTGATGCTGCGTCTCCAACAGCCAACCAAGCCTCGCCCACACAGTTGGTTACATACTGACTTTGTGCTGCCACCAATTGGTTTTCGGAATAGGAAAAATGCTTAGGAATACGCTTTGTAGTGTAGACTGATGTATTCAATAGGTTTTCGAATGAAGCCTTCGATTTTAAGTTTAATTTCGTTGCAATATCGGCATCGGTCATGTAGCCAATAACCAATTTATTGTTGGGTAAAGTAGCGCTATACCACCAACCGTTAGCATCGGTTTCAACCAAAGTACCTTTTTTTAGAGACAGCACTTCGTTATTTGTATCGTAAAAACGATAAATACCAACTAGAGTATCGTTAGTAATTTTAGAGATGCCTTGAAGACTTGTAAAAGCTGCTTTTTTTCCTGATGCATCAACGACAAAACGAGCTGCAATTTGTTTTTCATTGGTGTTTTCGAAACACGTTAGTTGCCAATGTGATGGTGACTTTAAAGCAGTAGTACAGCTTGTTTTAAAAAAGAAATCGACGCCTCTTTGTTGGGTTTCATTCATCATGAAACGATCAAAAACACTACGGTCTAAGTTCCAACCATAGCCAAAAGGGGAATAAATATACTCGTTGGTGTATAATTCTGACGATCCCCAAACGGAAGATGTACCATAGGAAGACAGGAAATTACATGCCAAAAAAGCCTCCCAAATGCCCAATTTTTGAAATTGATTGGAAGCTTGGGGAGGCAATGTTTCTCCAATGCGACGTGTAATATTTTCATAGAAACCACGCTCAATAATGGCTATTTTGAGGTGCTTATTTTGATTTTTTAAAGCAATAGCCGTTGAACAACCTGCTACTCCTGCTCCTATAATTACTACGTCATACATATAGTGTGTTTTTAGT is a genomic window of Flavobacterium jumunjinense containing:
- a CDS encoding NAD(P)/FAD-dependent oxidoreductase: MYDVVIIGAGVAGCSTAIALKNQNKHLKIAIIERGFYENITRRIGETLPPQASNQFQKLGIWEAFLACNFLSSYGTSSVWGSSELYTNEYIYSPFGYGWNLDRSVFDRFMMNETQQRGVDFFFKTSCTTALKSPSHWQLTCFENTNEKQIAARFVVDASGKKAAFTSLQGISKITNDTLVGIYRFYDTNNEVLSLKKGTLVETDANGWWYSATLPNNKLVIGYMTDADIATKLNLKSKASFENLLNTSVYTTKRIPKHFSYSENQLVAAQSQYVTNCVGEAWLAVGDAASSYDPISSMGIYKSLVMSQFATFAILDYLKNETLGLRKYEYIVQQDYTHYEAKKAKYYSQEQRYQESAFWQRRQKQKLT